A region of Arabidopsis thaliana chromosome 5, partial sequence DNA encodes the following proteins:
- the NPH4 gene encoding Transcriptional factor B3 family protein / auxin-responsive factor AUX/IAA-like protein (NON-PHOTOTROPHIC HYPOCOTYL (NPH4); CONTAINS InterPro DOMAIN/s: Aux/IAA-ARF-dimerisation (InterPro:IPR011525), Transcriptional factor B3 (InterPro:IPR003340), AUX/IAA protein (InterPro:IPR003311), Auxin response factor (InterPro:IPR010525); BEST Arabidopsis thaliana protein match is: auxin response factor 19 (TAIR:AT1G19220.1); Has 127290 Blast hits to 55954 proteins in 2093 species: Archae - 44; Bacteria - 12651; Metazoa - 44969; Fungi - 11875; Plants - 9571; Viruses - 386; Other Eukaryotes - 47794 (source: NCBI BLink).): MKAPSSNGVSPNPVEGERRNINSELWHACAGPLISLPPAGSLVVYFPQGHSEQVAASMQKQTDFIPSYPNLPSKLICMLHNVTLNADPETDEVYAQMTLQPVNKYDRDALLASDMGLKLNRQPNEFFCKTLTASDTSTHGGFSVPRRAAEKIFPALDFSMQPPCQELVAKDIHDNTWTFRHIYRGQPKRHLLTTGWSVFVSTKRLFAGDSVLFIRDGKAQLLLGIRRANRQQPALSSSVISSDSMHIGVLAAAAHANANNSPFTIFYNPRWAAPAEFVVPLAKYTKAMYAQVSLGMRFRMIFETEECGVRRYMGTVTGISDLDPVRWKNSQWRNLQIGWDESAAGDRPSRVSVWDIEPVLTPFYICPPPFFRPRFSGQPGMPDDETDMESALKRAMPWLDNSLEMKDPSSTIFPGLSLVQWMNMQQQNGQLPSAAAQPGFFPSMLSPTAALHNNLGGTDDPSKLLSFQTPHGGISSSNLQFNKQNQQAPMSQLPQPPTTLSQQQQLQQLLHSSLNHQQQQSQSQQQQQQQQLLQQQQQLQSQQHSNNNQSQSQQQQQLLQQQQQQQLQQQHQQPLQQQTQQQQLRTQPLQSHSHPQPQQLQQHKLQQLQVPQNQLYNGQQAAQQHQSQQASTHHLQPQLVSGSMASSVITPPSSSLNQSFQQQQQQSKQLQQAHHHLGASTSQSSVIETSKSSSNLMSAPPQETQFSRQVEQQQPPGLNGQNQQTLLQQKAHQAQAQQIFQQSLLEQPHIQFQLLQRLQQQQQQQFLSPQSQLPHHQLQSQQLQQLPTLSQGHQFPSSCTNNGLSTLQPPQMLVSRPQEKQNPPVGGGVKAYSGITDGGDAPSSSTSPSTNNCQISSSGFLNRSQSGPAILIPDAAIDMSGNLVQDLYSKSDMRLKQELVGQQKSKASLTDHQLEASASGTSYGLDGGENNRQQNFLAPTFGLDGDSRNSLLGGANVDNGFVPDTLLSRGYDSQKDLQNMLSNYGGVTNDIGTEMSTSAVRTQSFGVPNVPAISNDLAVNDAGVLGGGLWPAQTQRMRTYTKVQKRGSVGRSIDVNRYRGYDELRHDLARMFGIEGQLEDPQTSDWKLVYVDHENDILLVGDDPWEEFVNCVQSIKILSSAEVQQMSLDGNFAGVPVTNQACSGGDSGNAWRGHYDDNSATSFNR, encoded by the exons ATGAAAGCTCCTTCATCAAATGGAGTTTCTCCTAATCCTGTTGAAG GAGAAAGGAGAAATATAAACTCAGAGCTATGGCACGCTTGTGCTGGGCCATTGATTTCGTTGCCTCCAGCAGGAAGTCTTGTTGTTTACTTCCCTCAAGGTCACAGTGAGCAA gTCGCGGCTTCAATGCAGAAGCAGACTGATTTCATACCAAGTTACCCGAATCTTCCTTCCAAGCTCATATGCATGCTCCACAATGTTACACTGAAT GCTGATCCTGAGACGGATGAGGTCTATGCGCAGATGACTCTTCAGCCAGTAAACAAA TATGACAGAGATGCATTGCTTGCTTCTGACATGGGTCTTAAGCTAAACAGACAACCTAATGAATTTTTCTGCAAAACCCTCACGGCGAGTGACACAAGTACTCACGGTGGATTTTCTGTACCCCGACGAGCTGCTGAGAAAATCTTTCCTGCTCTG GATTTCTCGATGCAACCACCTTGTCAGGAGCTTGTTGCTAAGGATATTCATGACAACACATGGACTTTCAGACATATTTATCGAG GTCAACCAAAAAGGCACTTGCTAACTACAGGCTGGAGTGTGTTTGTCAGCACGAAAAGGCTCTTTGCTGGAGACTCTGTTCTTTTTATAAG AGATGGAAAGGCGCAACTTCTGTTGGGGATAAGACGTGCAAATAGACAACAGCCTGCACTTTCTTCATCTGTAATATCAAGTGATAGCATGCACATCGGAGTTCTTGCAGCTGCAGCTCATGCTAATGCTAATAACAGTCCTTTCACCATTTTCTACAACCCGAGGTG GGCTGCTCCTGCTGAGTTTGTGGTTCCTTTAGCCAAGTATACCAAAGCGATGTACGCTCAAGTTTCCCTCGGTATGCGGTTTAGAATGATATTTGAGACTGAAGAATGTGGAGTTCGTCGGTATATGGGTACAGTTACCGGTATCAGTGATCTTGATCCAGTGAGATGGAAAAACTCTCAGTGGCGGAATCTTCAG ATTGGATGGGATGAGTCAGCTGCTGGTGATAGGCCCAGTCGAGTTTCAGTTTGGGACATTGAACCGGTTTTAACTCCTTTCTACATATGTCCTCCTCCATTTTTCCGACCTCGCTTTTCTGGACAACCTGGAATGCCAG ATGATGAGACTGACATGGAGTCTGCACTGAAGAGAGCAATGCCATGGCTTGATAATAGCTTAGAGATGAAAGACCCTTCGAGTACTATCTTTCCTGGTCTGAGTTTAGTTCAGTGGATGAATATGCAGCAGCAGAACGGCCAGCTACCCTCTGCTGCTGCACAGCCAGGTTTCTTCCCATCAATGCTTTCGCCAACCGCGGCGCTGCACAACAATCTTGGCGGCACTGATGATCCCTCCAAGTTACTGAGCTTTCAGACGCCGCACGGGGGGATTTCCTCCTCAAATCTCCAATTTAACAAACAGAATCAGCAAGCCCCAATGTCTCAGTTGCCTCAGCCACCAACTACGTTGTCCCAACAACAGCAGCTGCAGCAATTGTTGCACTCCTCTTTGAACCATCAACAACAGCAATCGCAGTctcaacaacagcaacaacaacaacagttgctgcagcagcaacaacaattGCAGTCTCAACAacacagcaacaacaatcAATCGCAGTctcagcaacaacaacaattgctccagcagcaacaacaacaacaactgcagcaacaacatcaacaaccgTTACAGCAACAGactcagcagcagcagctaaGAACACAGCCATTGCAATCTCACTCGCATCCACAGCCACAACAGTTACAACAACATAAGTTGCAGCAACTTCAGGTTCCACAGAATCAGCTTTACAATGGTCAACAAGCAGCGCAGCAGCATCAGTCGCAACAAGCATCTACACATCATTTGCAACCACAATTAGTTTCGGGATCAATGGCAAGCAGTGTCATCACGCCTCCGTCCAGCTCCCTTAATCAAAGCTttcaacagcaacaacaacagtcTAAGCAACTTCAACAAGCACATCACCATTTAGGTGCTAGCACTAGCCAGAGTAGTGTAATTGAAACCAGCAAGTCTTCATCCAATCTGATGTCCGCACCGCCGCAAGAGACACAGTTTTCACGACAAGTAGAACAGCAGCAGCCTCCTGGTCTCAACGGGCAGAATCAGCAAACACTTTTGCAGCAGAAAGCTCACCAGGCACAGGCCCAACAGATATTCCAGCAGAGTCTCTTGGAACAGCCGCATATACAGTTTCAGCTGTTACAGAGATTAcaacagcaacagcagcagcaatTTCTTTCGCCGCAGTCTCAGTTACCACACCATCAATTGCAAAGCCAGCAGTTGCAACAGCTGCCTACTCTCTCTCAAGGTCATCAGTTTCCGTCATCTTGCACTAACAATGGCTTATCGACGTTGCAACCACCTCAAATGCTGGTGAGCCGACCtcaggaaaaacaaaacccaccGGTTGGGGGAGGGGTCAAAGCTTATTCAGGCATCACAGATGGAGGAGATGCACCTTCCTCTTCAACGTCGCCTTCCACCAACAACTGTCAGATCTCTTCTTCAGGCTTTCTCAACAGAAGCCAAAGCGGGCCAGCGATCTTGATACCTGATGCAGCGATTGATATGTCTGGTAATCTTGTTCAGGATCTTTACAGCAAATCCGATATGCGGCTAAAACAAGAACTCGTGGGTCAGCAAAAGTCCAAAGCTAGTTTAACAGATCATCAACTAGAAGCATCTGCCTCTGGAACTTCTTACGGTTTAGATGGAGGCGAAAACAACagacaacaaaatttcttGGCTCCAACTTTTGGCCTTGACGGTGATTCCAGGAACAGCTTGCTCGGTGGAGCTAATGTTGATAATGGCTTTGTGCCTGACACGCTACTCTCGAGGGGATATGACTCCCAGAAAGATCTTCAGAACATGCTTTCAAACTATGGAGGAGTGACAAATGACATTGGTACAGAGATGTCTACTTCAGCTGTAAGAACTCAATCTTTTGGTGTCCCCAATGTGCCCGCCATTTCGAACGATCTAGCTGTCAACGATGCTGGAGTTCTTGGTGGTGGATTGTGGCCAGCTCAGACTCAGCGAATGCGAACTTATACAAAG GTGCAAAAACGAGGCTCAGTGGGGAGATCAATAGACGTCAACCGTTACAGAGGTTACGATGAGCTGAGGCATGATCTAGCGCGCATGTTTGGGATCGAAGGACAGCTCGAAGATCCTCAAACATCTGACTGGAAACTTGTTTATGTCGATCATGAAAATGACATCCTCCTCGTCGGCGATGATCCATGGGA AGAATTCGTAAACTGTGTTCAGAGCATTAAGATCCTTTCATCAGCTGAGGTTCAGCAGATGAGCTTAGACGGGAACTTTGCCGGTGTACCAGTTACTAATCAAGCTTGTAGTGGCGGTGACAGTGGCAATGCTTGGAGAGGTCATTATGATGATAACTCAGCCACTTCGTTTAACCGGTGA